The Salvelinus fontinalis isolate EN_2023a unplaced genomic scaffold, ASM2944872v1 scaffold_0483, whole genome shotgun sequence genome contains a region encoding:
- the LOC129846222 gene encoding uncharacterized protein LOC129846222, with the protein MDVDVKLEEDEREISQTIIWSDSINAWIDYPNSTLSGNTETGYHVGLQKEHSHVPPISPQTTSQGQILRIFPEMTGASDGENRAVKMVYFCKDQDTIGTSEGNSIKEQSWHLAPSSDILSLTGHASTSSGYLEAQINPTSQVSSQTQTQTNNELPSDNVNIPSHSTAIHSVLTSPATESGCHLAVSTRPILPEYCEPLNFPSDEEEDYNANLRQRLQCQKTLEDKCIRQCRGSYSRPNLRKFGKYWKDPYAKCKEIGVDFNVGSGGKQKLDLHFLTFGVMLEVSEYAKNINRARPHVIFDILDYNFGLGVQNEQQYDFSNKVEKKLKEMLKMHSKRTPEWLTEVFELPDPKTVKVLEYSLKWAQFYLQNSLSNPTPFDICIKEEPVVGLISPLHVTTESFSTKTDVTRCVDETAILGPENGRNDICARYEPDMGIVYPQYVQTKTFTTQTDRTMGQSLIMPTVEEALRDLYPICKEKGLDLVVKSKYGKTKKLDLHLLTRDVMFELADFASQVCGNWKQIVCDVLEHNFDLDLKSGKTELAEDIMGRLRAVLQRRTGKNGTWRWELENEAFFLKTSRKRKNPAEMSTNQKVTTASLEPKYQMKEVSKRRRLNLMRKNKDMDMLVTKETEGGLFFEVIQVEPHCVKIERISDETDLALCTDETKQIVVTNLDQSNVTSHTKEMVKAKACYPLCEEIGLDLDVTSKPSKKKLELNLLTNGVIFEVYKYAKIKSYHKKEKRFGYILFDILKYNFDLSLQNQRRNLFQLRINCKVKRMIQKHKPELSGKGEISKEVFIIPSVIKSQAKKTVLSDYFPEKNMEQDARLVYPHRGKDTIAMETVETISADEAATLGRHNGPADIYVKEESDLHSEVKRVYFCKDQDTVRTSGEHLIKDGSTPSNILTGNLFSLPQSPLPAAESGPFGSQIEPTSQI; encoded by the coding sequence ATGGATGTTGACGTTAAGCTAGAGGAAGATGAGAGGGAGATATCCCAAACAATCATTTGGTCTGATTCGATTAATGCCTGGATAGATTACCCAAATTCAACATTGTCAGGAAACACAGAAACAGGTTACCATGTGGGTTTACAGAAAGAGCATTCACATGTACCTCCCATCAGTCCCCAAACAACAAGCCAAGGGCAGATTTTACGTATTTTTCCTGAAATGACCGGTGCAAGTGATGGGGAGAACAGGGCTGTCAAAATGGTTTATTTCTGTAAAGATCAAGATACCATCGGCACATCTGAAGGGAATTCAATCAAAGAGCAGTCATGGCATTTAGCACCGTCCAGTGATATTCTGAGTCTGACAGGACATGCATCCACCTCCAGTGGTTATTTAGAAGCTCAAATCAACCCAACTTCACAGGTTTCTAGCCAAACACAGACCCAGACCAATAATGAATTGCCCTCTGACAATGTTAATATCCCAAGCCATAGTACTGCCATTCATTCTGTGCTAACCTCACCTGCTACAGAAAGCGGCTGTCATTTAGCTGTATCTACTAGGCCTATTCTTCCAGAATATTGTGAGCCATTGAACTTTccctctgatgaagaggaagactACAATGCCAATTTAAGACAAAGACTACAATGCCAGAAAACGTTAGAGGATAAATGTATACGTCAGTGTCGTGGCAGTTACTCAAGACCCAACCTAAGAAAGTTTGGGAAATATTGGAAAGATCCATACGCCAAGTGCAAGGAAATAGGTGTAGATTTCAATGTTGGATCAGGAGGGAAACAGAAACTCGATTTACATTTCCTGACATTTGGTGTAATGCTTGAGGTGTCAGAATATGCTAAAAACATTAATAGAGCTCGCCCTCATGTTATCTTCGATATTCTAGATTACAACTTTGGTCTTGGTGtacaaaatgaacaacaataTGACTTTTCAAACAAGGTAGAAAAGAAATTAAAAGAAATGCTGAAGATGCATTCCAAGAGGACACCTGAGTGGTTAACAGAGGTGTTTGAACTTCCTGATCCAAAGACAGTTAAAGTTTTAGAATACTCCCTCAAATGGGCACAGTTCTATTTGCAAAACAGCTTGTCAAATCCTACACCTTTTGACATTTGCATAAAGGAGGAGCCTGTTGTGGGCCTGATCTCTCCTTTGCATGTGACGACTGAGAGCTTCTCTACTAAGACAGATGTAACACGGTGTGTTGATGAGACGGCAATCCTTGGCCCTGAAAATGGGCGTAATGATATCTGCGCAAGGTATGAGCCTGATATGGGCATTGTCTATCCTCAATATGTCCAGACGAAGACCTTCACAACTCAGACAGATAGGACAATGGGCCAATCCTTAATAATGCCCACTGTAGAAGAAGCATTGAGGGACCTCTACCCCATCTGTAAGGAAAAAGGACTTGACCTTGTTGTGAAATCAAAATATGGGAAAACTAAGAAACTTGACTTGCATCTATTGACCAGAGATGTAATGTTTGAATTGGCTGATTTTGCCTCACAAGTGTGTGGAAATTGGAAGCAGATTGTGTGTGATGTTCTCGAGCATAATTTTGATTTGGATTTAAAAAGTGGGAAAACTGAGCTGGCTGAAGATATTATGGGAAGGTTAAGAGCAGTTTTGCAGCGCAGGACAGGTAAAAACGGTACATGGAGATGGGAACTTGAAAATGAAGCCTTCTTCTTAAAGACGTCACGCAAACGAAAGAATCCTGCGGAGATGTCCACAAACCAGAAGGTCACTACAGCATCACTTGAGCCGAAATACCAAATGAAAGAAGTATCAAAAAGGAGGAGATTGAATTTAATGAGGAAGAACAAAGACATGGACATGTTAGTAACCAAGGAGACCGAGGGAGGCCTTTTTTTTGAAGTCATACAAGTAGAACCTCATTGTGTCAAAATAGAGAGAATCTCTGATGAGACTGACCTTGCACTTTGTACTGATGAAACAAAGCAAATTGTTGTTACCAACTTAGACCAATCAAATGTGACGTCTCACACCAAAGAAATGGTGAAAGCCAAAGCGTGCTACCCACTCTGTGAGGAAATAGGTCTGGACCTTGATGTTACATCCAAACCTTCTAAAAAGAAACTGGAATTGAATTTACTGACAAACGGTGTAATATTTGAGGTGTATAAATATGCTAAGATAAAATCCTATcataaaaaagaaaaaagattTGGGTATATTCTCTTTGATATTCTAAAATATAATTTTGATCTTAGTTTGCAAAATCAGAGACGTAATCTATTTCAACTGCGTATTAACTGTAAAGTGAAAAGAATGATTCAGAAACACAAACCTGAGCTCTCGGGAAAAGGAGAAATCTCTAAAGAAGTGTTTATTATACCAAGTGTGATTAAAAGCCAGGCAAAAAAAACTGTGCTTTCAGATTATTTTCCTGAAAAAAATATGGAACAAGATGCGAGGCTGGTTTATCCTCATCGTGGTAAAGACACTATCGCTATGGAGACAGTTGAAACGATCTCCGCTGATGAAGCAGCGACGCTTGGCCGGCATAATGGACCTGCTGACATCTACGTAAAGGAGGAGTCAGATCTTCACTCTGAGGTCAAACGGGTTTATTTCTGCAAAGACCAAGATACTGTCAGAACATCTGGAGAGCATTTGATCAAAGATGGATCGACACCCAGTAATATTCTGACTGGAAATCTATTCAGCCTTCCACAGTCACCACTACCAGCTGCAGAAAGTGGTCCTTTCGGAAGTCAAATCGAGCCAACTTCACAGATATAA